In Gemmatimonadaceae bacterium, a single genomic region encodes these proteins:
- a CDS encoding prolyl oligopeptidase family serine peptidase produces the protein MTRFSPTLRRAFFGGAGALAIALPVTLAAQNVVQQGWNPKEILANDKYVKPPEVVTRIVTASRNAVSFTNPSPDHRYFLKAESEGLSTIELFGKPHYRLSTGFEVDFKANRARALTTRGSVGLTLLDPNTGASRAIETPKGAIVNGAIWSPDGKSIAYIASFDASTQIYVADVATGKSVQVSTKPLLATRVTTIDWTDNGKGIATVLIPENRGPEPKEPPVATGPLIRFSSADTAKVNRNYQSLLQDQTDFDLVDYYTNGQLAVIDVKTKAIKKIGAPALITDVNASPDGQYFRVTLQSKPYSFLVPVSNFGTVEQLWDANGKVIATLAKRALNDGQRNITDSARAAGGGRGGVAADTGKRDIQWNPMGAGLVYLEGERAAGNGGGANGARGGRGGRGQGGQGGAALGKDRVYLWTPPFGASDAKQVFEANGRITSALFSPDGKMLFVNEGNNLYAVKLDDPSKHYEIARGATIAAGGRGRGGFAGGGGRGGNQSDSAFFNNPGALQTTRSANGQTVVRVSSDDKSVFLEGTQYFRDWTRQAPHNFVDRVDIETGAKTRIFEGKGDVQEDVVSPVDNDYNKVIVSKQSPTMVPDSYLRDLKTGTETKLTKNVDFAPEVSQAIRKRILVTRPRDGYKFFIDVTLPKDYREGTRLPGIIWFYPTEFTTQQEYDQRQRTKNINAFPNVAARSPEIWVTQGYVVIQPVDIPIVGPQGRMNDHYVDELREDLDLTIEAVDKAGYLDKDRLGIGGHSYGAFSTMNAMTHTPYFKAGIAGDGMYNRTLTPNGFQNERRTIWEGRDTYIDMSPFLAADRLSGAVLMYHSLEDQNNGTDLTSSVRMMQALQGLGKNAALYMYPYEDHGPATRETDLDQWARWIAWFDVYVKNPAKKPQQATDLVP, from the coding sequence ATGACCCGCTTCTCCCCCACGCTTCGGCGCGCGTTTTTCGGCGGAGCCGGCGCGCTCGCCATCGCCCTTCCCGTCACCCTCGCGGCGCAGAACGTCGTTCAGCAGGGTTGGAATCCAAAGGAAATCCTCGCCAACGACAAGTATGTGAAGCCGCCCGAAGTCGTCACGCGCATCGTGACGGCGTCGCGGAACGCGGTGTCGTTCACGAATCCCAGCCCGGATCATCGCTATTTCCTGAAGGCCGAAAGCGAGGGTCTGTCGACGATCGAGCTGTTCGGCAAGCCGCACTACCGGCTGTCGACGGGGTTCGAGGTGGACTTCAAGGCCAATCGCGCGCGGGCGTTGACGACCCGCGGCAGCGTCGGCCTCACGCTGCTCGATCCGAACACCGGTGCCTCGCGCGCGATCGAAACGCCCAAGGGCGCGATCGTGAACGGCGCGATCTGGTCGCCCGACGGCAAGTCGATCGCGTACATCGCGTCATTCGACGCTTCGACGCAGATCTACGTCGCGGACGTCGCGACGGGCAAGTCGGTGCAGGTCTCGACCAAGCCGCTGCTCGCGACGCGCGTGACGACGATCGACTGGACTGACAACGGCAAAGGCATCGCGACGGTGTTGATTCCAGAGAATCGCGGCCCCGAGCCGAAGGAGCCGCCGGTCGCGACCGGTCCGCTCATTCGCTTCAGTTCCGCGGACACGGCGAAGGTGAATCGCAATTATCAGAGTTTGCTGCAGGATCAGACGGACTTCGACCTCGTCGACTACTACACCAACGGCCAGCTCGCCGTGATCGACGTGAAGACGAAGGCGATCAAGAAGATCGGCGCGCCCGCGTTGATCACGGACGTGAATGCGTCGCCGGACGGCCAGTACTTCCGCGTCACGCTGCAGTCCAAGCCGTACTCATTCCTGGTGCCGGTCTCGAACTTCGGCACGGTCGAACAGCTGTGGGACGCGAACGGCAAGGTGATCGCGACGCTCGCCAAGCGCGCGCTCAATGACGGTCAGCGCAACATCACCGACTCGGCGCGCGCCGCGGGTGGCGGGCGTGGCGGCGTTGCCGCCGACACGGGCAAGCGTGACATCCAGTGGAATCCGATGGGCGCGGGCCTCGTGTATCTCGAGGGCGAGCGTGCGGCGGGCAACGGCGGCGGTGCCAACGGCGCACGTGGTGGCCGAGGGGGACGTGGGCAGGGCGGTCAGGGTGGCGCGGCGTTGGGCAAGGATCGCGTCTACCTCTGGACGCCGCCCTTCGGCGCGAGCGACGCGAAGCAGGTGTTCGAGGCGAACGGCCGCATCACGTCGGCGCTGTTCAGCCCCGACGGCAAGATGTTGTTCGTCAACGAAGGGAACAATCTGTACGCCGTGAAGCTCGATGATCCGTCGAAGCACTACGAGATCGCGCGCGGCGCGACGATCGCGGCTGGCGGTCGTGGTCGCGGTGGATTCGCCGGCGGCGGCGGTCGCGGCGGCAATCAGAGCGATTCAGCATTCTTTAACAACCCGGGTGCGTTGCAGACCACGCGCAGCGCGAACGGTCAGACGGTCGTGCGCGTCTCGAGCGACGACAAGAGCGTCTTCCTCGAGGGCACGCAGTATTTCCGCGACTGGACCCGCCAGGCGCCGCACAACTTCGTCGATCGCGTCGATATCGAGACGGGCGCCAAGACGCGCATCTTCGAGGGCAAGGGCGACGTGCAGGAAGACGTCGTGTCGCCGGTGGACAACGATTACAACAAGGTCATCGTCAGCAAGCAGTCGCCGACGATGGTTCCGGACTCGTACCTGCGCGACCTCAAGACGGGGACCGAGACGAAGCTGACGAAGAACGTCGACTTCGCGCCGGAAGTGTCGCAGGCGATTCGCAAGCGCATCCTCGTCACGCGTCCGCGCGACGGGTACAAGTTCTTCATCGACGTGACGCTGCCGAAGGATTATCGCGAAGGCACGCGCCTCCCGGGCATCATCTGGTTCTACCCGACGGAGTTCACGACGCAGCAGGAGTACGACCAGCGCCAGCGCACGAAGAACATCAACGCGTTCCCGAACGTGGCGGCGCGCAGTCCGGAGATCTGGGTCACGCAGGGCTACGTCGTGATTCAGCCGGTGGACATTCCGATCGTGGGCCCGCAGGGCCGCATGAACGACCACTACGTCGACGAGCTGCGCGAGGATCTCGATCTGACGATCGAGGCCGTCGACAAGGCCGGCTATCTCGATAAGGATCGCCTGGGAATCGGCGGTCACAGCTATGGCGCGTTCAGCACGATGAATGCGATGACGCATACCCCGTACTTCAAGGCGGGCATCGCGGGCGACGGCATGTACAACCGCACGTTGACGCCCAACGGGTTCCAGAACGAGCGGCGCACGATCTGGGAGGGACGCGACACGTACATCGACATGTCGCCGTTCCTGGCGGCCGATCGCTTGAGCGGCGCGGTGCTGATGTACCACTCGCTCGAGGATCAGAACAACGGCACCGACCTGACCAGCTCCGTGCGCATGATGCAGGCGCTGCAGGGCCTCGGAAAGAATGCCGCGTTGTACATGTATCCGTACGAGGATCACGGCCCGGCGACGCGCGAGACGGATCTCGATCAGTGGGCGCGGTGGATCGCGTGGTTCGACGTGTACGTGAAGAACCCGGCGAAGAAGCCGCAGCAGGCCACCGATCTCGTGCCGTGA
- a CDS encoding M1 family metallopeptidase, with amino-acid sequence MLLTFSLFALLQLPQQGVPQTNFQGATTPPSGDTVGYWQQRVHYQIVATLDEAATNLHSTATLTYVNNSPDTLREMFFHQYLNAFRPGSKWSAVDIRENRERFQHLGDRDIGYERFTQAPVVGGTPVIVDYPGAPDSTVVHFRLPRPLAPHDSLVIQLAWDARPSTVTRRQGRKGRTYDFAQWYPKVAVYDRGGWEPNPLVPAGELYGEYGTYEVAMIVRDDQVIASTGVPVAGDPGWARVSRNGAPYLAANAYGNVGSFARVQPPDGYRVVTFRAENVHHFAWSASPDYRYEGGVYVRRVPATHFPTWDTVAVHVLYKADDDTTWGGGRALERTLFAARWLESVWGPYAYPQITNVHRLDPGGTEFPMMVMNGSASQGLILHEFGHVFTYGILGNNEWRSGWMDEGLTDYQTDWAQKLTPQDRDRVIEPPRLAEGYRVNAVTIPKTDSLGLSENRLELLGRTQPIGTPAYDFTEFGIYNEMIYNRAKVMYGQLRELMGDSVFLRFTHDYYDRWALKHVDERAMRASAERAYGRPLGWFFDEWVHRTGLMDYELGPYSVRTDGSNYETLVTVQRRGALRHPMPIGVRTDAGWTIGRADPSLDGQVVRIVTKQQPREVQLDPYHATFDWDRRNDVGQTTLLAAIPEPKVTFNWPWFNQSDRTHTIVALAPTAWYSNPQGVAAGIRAKSSYLSMVDEYDAGLAVASRAPAGSSGFAPTMRRIQAWARGENLYLPGFSRPLMGVGGGVNYLDGLFKADLYRHWDLSPFIFTPGPAIGARVYATVAAPTDSLLLPEQWANVSVAELGGSGSYRTAVLADSGYAMANVSLGGGATTSGPVGSGEASRGYLRAEASVGAVQPLAGMATQLHARLYGGIARNAPRQRAIFASTRDPFETFTNDLFRPRGALFKQDGINYLPLGGAGLRGFGIDTPLDRVAAVNGELLQRLGTSKGGWGRATLSFSVFGDAGVGSSKYVALSDRFLSDAGVGLVAQGKLYDRDVHVRLDAPIFVNRVDLAGGRGLGGNGSLAPRWTITVGDLW; translated from the coding sequence ATGCTCCTGACCTTTTCTCTGTTCGCCTTGCTTCAGTTACCGCAGCAGGGCGTTCCGCAAACGAATTTCCAGGGCGCCACGACGCCGCCGTCCGGCGACACCGTCGGCTACTGGCAGCAGCGGGTGCACTACCAGATCGTCGCGACGCTGGACGAAGCGGCGACGAACCTGCACTCGACCGCGACGCTTACCTATGTGAACAACTCGCCGGACACGCTGCGCGAGATGTTCTTTCATCAATATCTCAACGCGTTTCGTCCGGGATCGAAGTGGAGCGCGGTGGACATTCGCGAGAATCGCGAGCGCTTCCAGCATCTCGGCGACCGTGACATCGGGTACGAACGGTTCACGCAGGCGCCGGTCGTCGGCGGAACGCCGGTCATCGTCGACTATCCCGGCGCGCCGGACAGTACGGTCGTGCATTTCAGACTGCCGCGGCCGCTGGCGCCGCACGACTCGCTCGTCATTCAGCTCGCGTGGGATGCGCGGCCATCTACGGTGACTCGTCGTCAGGGACGAAAGGGCCGCACGTACGATTTCGCGCAGTGGTATCCCAAGGTCGCCGTGTACGATCGAGGTGGGTGGGAACCGAATCCGCTCGTACCGGCGGGCGAGCTGTACGGCGAATATGGGACATACGAAGTGGCGATGATCGTGCGCGATGATCAAGTGATCGCGTCGACGGGCGTTCCCGTTGCCGGCGATCCAGGCTGGGCGCGTGTGTCCCGCAACGGTGCGCCGTATCTGGCCGCGAACGCCTACGGGAACGTCGGTTCGTTCGCCAGGGTGCAACCCCCGGATGGATATCGTGTCGTCACGTTTCGCGCGGAAAACGTGCACCATTTCGCGTGGAGTGCGTCGCCGGACTATCGCTACGAGGGCGGCGTCTATGTGCGGCGCGTGCCGGCAACGCACTTCCCGACGTGGGACACCGTGGCCGTCCACGTGCTGTACAAGGCCGACGACGACACGACGTGGGGCGGTGGGCGTGCGCTCGAGCGTACGCTCTTCGCGGCGCGATGGCTCGAGTCCGTGTGGGGCCCGTACGCCTATCCGCAAATCACGAATGTGCATCGGCTCGATCCCGGCGGGACCGAGTTTCCGATGATGGTCATGAACGGCTCGGCGAGTCAGGGGCTGATTCTGCACGAGTTCGGGCACGTGTTCACCTACGGCATTCTCGGCAACAACGAATGGCGCTCGGGGTGGATGGACGAAGGGCTCACCGATTATCAAACCGACTGGGCGCAGAAGCTCACGCCACAGGATCGCGATCGGGTGATCGAGCCGCCGCGGCTTGCCGAAGGGTACCGCGTCAACGCCGTCACGATTCCGAAAACCGACAGTTTGGGGTTGTCGGAGAATCGTCTCGAGCTGCTCGGGCGGACGCAGCCGATCGGCACACCGGCCTACGATTTCACCGAATTCGGAATCTATAATGAGATGATTTATAATCGCGCGAAGGTGATGTACGGCCAGCTGCGCGAATTGATGGGCGATAGCGTCTTCCTGCGCTTCACGCACGACTACTATGACCGGTGGGCGCTCAAGCACGTCGACGAGCGCGCCATGCGAGCATCGGCCGAGCGGGCGTATGGCCGTCCGCTTGGTTGGTTCTTCGATGAATGGGTGCACCGCACGGGACTCATGGACTACGAGCTCGGTCCGTACTCGGTACGCACCGACGGCAGCAACTACGAGACGCTCGTCACGGTGCAGCGGCGCGGAGCGTTGCGGCATCCGATGCCGATTGGCGTGCGCACCGACGCTGGGTGGACCATCGGCCGCGCGGATCCATCGCTCGACGGCCAGGTCGTGCGCATCGTCACCAAACAGCAACCGCGCGAAGTGCAGCTCGATCCATATCACGCGACGTTCGATTGGGATCGCCGCAACGACGTCGGTCAGACGACGCTGCTCGCTGCGATCCCCGAGCCCAAGGTCACCTTCAATTGGCCGTGGTTCAATCAGTCGGACCGCACGCACACGATCGTCGCGCTCGCGCCCACGGCGTGGTACAGCAATCCGCAGGGTGTCGCCGCTGGTATCCGCGCGAAGAGCAGCTATCTGTCGATGGTCGACGAGTACGACGCTGGCCTCGCCGTCGCCTCGCGCGCCCCGGCAGGGTCGAGCGGATTTGCACCGACCATGCGCCGTATTCAGGCATGGGCGCGCGGCGAAAATCTCTATCTGCCCGGTTTTTCACGTCCGCTCATGGGCGTGGGCGGCGGCGTGAACTACCTCGATGGATTGTTCAAGGCAGATCTCTATCGGCATTGGGATCTGAGTCCGTTCATCTTCACGCCGGGACCGGCGATCGGAGCACGTGTGTACGCCACCGTTGCCGCGCCGACCGATTCGCTTCTGCTGCCCGAGCAGTGGGCGAACGTGAGCGTCGCGGAATTGGGTGGATCGGGGTCGTATCGAACCGCAGTCCTCGCTGACAGCGGCTACGCCATGGCGAACGTTTCGCTCGGCGGCGGTGCGACGACGAGCGGGCCCGTGGGAAGCGGCGAAGCGTCGCGCGGATATTTGCGCGCCGAGGCGTCGGTGGGTGCGGTGCAACCGCTCGCCGGTATGGCGACGCAGCTGCACGCACGCTTGTACGGTGGCATCGCGCGCAATGCGCCGCGGCAGCGCGCCATCTTCGCGTCGACGCGCGATCCGTTCGAGACGTTCACGAACGATTTGTTCCGTCCGCGCGGTGCACTGTTCAAGCAAGACGGCATCAACTATCTGCCACTCGGCGGCGCGGGACTGCGCGGGTTCGGCATCGACACTCCGCTGGATCGAGTCGCCGCGGTGAATGGCGAGCTGCTGCAACGCCTCGGTACGAGCAAAGGCGGCTGGGGGCGCGCGACGCTGTCGTTCAGCGTGTTCGGTGACGCGGGCGTGGGGTCATCGAAGTACGTCGCGCTCAGCGATCGTTTCCTGTCCGACGCGGGCGTCGGTCTCGTCGCGCAAGGGAAGCTCTACGATCGCGATGTGCACGTTCGGCTGGACGCGCCGATCTTCGTGAATCGCGTCGATCTCGCGGGCGGCCGCGGATTGGGCGGTAACGGTTCGCTCGCGCCGCGGTGGACGATTACCGTCGGCGATTTGTGGTGA